A stretch of the Apteryx mantelli isolate bAptMan1 chromosome 3, bAptMan1.hap1, whole genome shotgun sequence genome encodes the following:
- the FBXO25 gene encoding F-box only protein 25 isoform X6 → MPFLGQDWRSPGWRWVKTADGWKRCEPFSPALEDGNSQLSDISHTVILADDDDDEEIYRTEDCEFATKKRKKDHCRNNTNSQCFYREKWIYVHKESTRERHGYCTLGEAFNRLDFSSAVQDIRRFNYVVKLLQLIAKSQLTSLSGAAQKNYFNILDKIVRKVLEDQYNPRLIKDLLQDLSSTLCILIRGVGKSVLVGNINIWICRLETILVWQQQLKNLQMNKFCRHLILSEKGHIDWKLMYFALQKYYPIKEQYGDTLHFCRHCSILFWKVKVFSLKTEILKDYHLALLLKDTGHPCTASDPNTCLMPVSPQHFIDLFKF, encoded by the exons ATGCCATTTTTGGGCCAAGACTGGAGATCCCCTGGATGGAGATGGGTTAAAACAGCAGATGGATGGAAACGATGTGAACCCTTCAGTCCTGCACTTGAGGATGGGAATAGTCAGCTTAGTGATATCAGTCACACTGT catcttagctgatgatgatgatgatgaagaaatATACCGTACTGAAGACTGTGAATTTGCaactaagaaaaggaaaaaagatcacTGTAGGAATAACACAAATTCACAAT GTTTTTATCGTGAAAAATGGATTTATGTTCATAAGGAAAGCACCAGAGAA AGACATGGCTATTGCACTTTGGGAGAAGCTTTTAATCGCTTAGATTTTTCAAGTGCAGTTCAGGACATCAGAAGGTTCAATTACGTGGTCAAA CTTTTGCAGTTAATTGCTAAATCCCAGTTAACTTCACTAAGTGGTGCAGCACAGAAGAACTACTTTAACATTTTGGACAAAATTGTGCGGAAGG tcCTGGAAGACCAATATAATCCACGATTAATCAAAGATCTTCTACAGGATCTGAGTTCTACTCTCTGTATACTGATTAGGGGAGTAGGAAAATCTGTTCTGGTAGGGAACATCAATATTTGGATTTGCCGATTAGAAACTATCCTTGTGTGGCAACAACAGCTAAAAAACCTTCAGATGAACAAG TTTTGTAGGCATTTGATTCTATCAGAAAAAGGTCACATTGACTGGAAGCTGATGTACTTTGCACTTCAGAAATATTATCCAATAAAGGAACAGTATGGGGACACTTTGCATTTCTGTCGACACTGTAGTATTCTGTTTTGGAAG GTTAAggttttctctttgaaaacagaaatattaaag GACTACCATCTTGCTTTGTTACTCAAG GATACAGGACACCCCTGCACAGCCAGTGATCCAAACACCTGTCTCATGCCAGTGTCTCCTCAGCATTTCATTGATCTCTTCAAATTTTGA
- the FBXO25 gene encoding F-box only protein 25 isoform X7, whose protein sequence is MPFLGQDWRSPGWRWVKTADGWKRCEPFSPALEDGNSQLSDISHTVILADDDDDEEIYRTEDCEFATKKRKKDHCRNNTNSQCFYREKWIYVHKESTRERHGYCTLGEAFNRLDFSSAVQDIRRFNYVVKLLQLIAKSQLTSLSGAAQKNYFNILDKIVRKVLEDQYNPRLIKDLLQDLSSTLCILIRGVGKSVLVGNINIWICRLETILVWQQQLKNLQMNKQVNNGLTLSDLPLHMLNNILYRFSDGWDIITLGQVTPTLYMLSEDRQLWKKLCQYHFAEKQDTGHPCTASDPNTCLMPVSPQHFIDLFKF, encoded by the exons ATGCCATTTTTGGGCCAAGACTGGAGATCCCCTGGATGGAGATGGGTTAAAACAGCAGATGGATGGAAACGATGTGAACCCTTCAGTCCTGCACTTGAGGATGGGAATAGTCAGCTTAGTGATATCAGTCACACTGT catcttagctgatgatgatgatgatgaagaaatATACCGTACTGAAGACTGTGAATTTGCaactaagaaaaggaaaaaagatcacTGTAGGAATAACACAAATTCACAAT GTTTTTATCGTGAAAAATGGATTTATGTTCATAAGGAAAGCACCAGAGAA AGACATGGCTATTGCACTTTGGGAGAAGCTTTTAATCGCTTAGATTTTTCAAGTGCAGTTCAGGACATCAGAAGGTTCAATTACGTGGTCAAA CTTTTGCAGTTAATTGCTAAATCCCAGTTAACTTCACTAAGTGGTGCAGCACAGAAGAACTACTTTAACATTTTGGACAAAATTGTGCGGAAGG tcCTGGAAGACCAATATAATCCACGATTAATCAAAGATCTTCTACAGGATCTGAGTTCTACTCTCTGTATACTGATTAGGGGAGTAGGAAAATCTGTTCTGGTAGGGAACATCAATATTTGGATTTGCCGATTAGAAACTATCCTTGTGTGGCAACAACAGCTAAAAAACCTTCAGATGAACAAG CAAGTCAACAATGGCCTTACGCTTAGTGATCTACCTCTGCATATGCTGAATAACATCTTATACAGGTTCTCTGATGGCTGGGACATTATTACTTTAGGTCAAGTGACCCCAACTTTGTATATGCTCAGTGAAGACAGACAGTTGTGGAAAAAACTCTGCCAGTACCATTTTGCAGAAAAGCAG GATACAGGACACCCCTGCACAGCCAGTGATCCAAACACCTGTCTCATGCCAGTGTCTCCTCAGCATTTCATTGATCTCTTCAAATTTTGA
- the FBXO25 gene encoding F-box only protein 25 isoform X5, which yields MPFLGQDWRSPGWRWVKTADGWKRCEPFSPALEDGNSQLSDISHTVILADDDDDEEIYRTEDCEFATKKRKKDHCRNNTNSQCFYREKWIYVHKESTRERHGYCTLGEAFNRLDFSSAVQDIRRFNYVVKLLQLIAKSQLTSLSGAAQKNYFNILDKIVRKVLEDQYNPRLIKDLLQDLSSTLCILIRGVGKSVLVGNINIWICRLETILVWQQQLKNLQMNKQVNNGLTLSDLPLHMLNNILYRFSDGWDIITLGQVTPTLYMLSEDRQLWKKLCQYHFAEKQDYHLALLLKDTGHPCTASDPNTCLMPVSPQHFIDLFKF from the exons ATGCCATTTTTGGGCCAAGACTGGAGATCCCCTGGATGGAGATGGGTTAAAACAGCAGATGGATGGAAACGATGTGAACCCTTCAGTCCTGCACTTGAGGATGGGAATAGTCAGCTTAGTGATATCAGTCACACTGT catcttagctgatgatgatgatgatgaagaaatATACCGTACTGAAGACTGTGAATTTGCaactaagaaaaggaaaaaagatcacTGTAGGAATAACACAAATTCACAAT GTTTTTATCGTGAAAAATGGATTTATGTTCATAAGGAAAGCACCAGAGAA AGACATGGCTATTGCACTTTGGGAGAAGCTTTTAATCGCTTAGATTTTTCAAGTGCAGTTCAGGACATCAGAAGGTTCAATTACGTGGTCAAA CTTTTGCAGTTAATTGCTAAATCCCAGTTAACTTCACTAAGTGGTGCAGCACAGAAGAACTACTTTAACATTTTGGACAAAATTGTGCGGAAGG tcCTGGAAGACCAATATAATCCACGATTAATCAAAGATCTTCTACAGGATCTGAGTTCTACTCTCTGTATACTGATTAGGGGAGTAGGAAAATCTGTTCTGGTAGGGAACATCAATATTTGGATTTGCCGATTAGAAACTATCCTTGTGTGGCAACAACAGCTAAAAAACCTTCAGATGAACAAG CAAGTCAACAATGGCCTTACGCTTAGTGATCTACCTCTGCATATGCTGAATAACATCTTATACAGGTTCTCTGATGGCTGGGACATTATTACTTTAGGTCAAGTGACCCCAACTTTGTATATGCTCAGTGAAGACAGACAGTTGTGGAAAAAACTCTGCCAGTACCATTTTGCAGAAAAGCAG GACTACCATCTTGCTTTGTTACTCAAG GATACAGGACACCCCTGCACAGCCAGTGATCCAAACACCTGTCTCATGCCAGTGTCTCCTCAGCATTTCATTGATCTCTTCAAATTTTGA
- the FBXO25 gene encoding F-box only protein 25 isoform X3 — translation MPFLGQDWRSPGWRWVKTADGWKRCEPFSPALEDGNSQLSDISHTVILADDDDDEEIYRTEDCEFATKKRKKDHCRNNTNSQCFYREKWIYVHKESTRERHGYCTLGEAFNRLDFSSAVQDIRRFNYVVKLLQLIAKSQLTSLSGAAQKNYFNILDKIVRKVLEDQYNPRLIKDLLQDLSSTLCILIRGVGKSVLVGNINIWICRLETILVWQQQLKNLQMNKQVNNGLTLSDLPLHMLNNILYRFSDGWDIITLGQVTPTLYMLSEDRQLWKKLCQYHFAEKQFCRHLILSEKGHIDWKLMYFALQKYYPIKEQYGDTLHFCRHCSILFWKDTGHPCTASDPNTCLMPVSPQHFIDLFKF, via the exons ATGCCATTTTTGGGCCAAGACTGGAGATCCCCTGGATGGAGATGGGTTAAAACAGCAGATGGATGGAAACGATGTGAACCCTTCAGTCCTGCACTTGAGGATGGGAATAGTCAGCTTAGTGATATCAGTCACACTGT catcttagctgatgatgatgatgatgaagaaatATACCGTACTGAAGACTGTGAATTTGCaactaagaaaaggaaaaaagatcacTGTAGGAATAACACAAATTCACAAT GTTTTTATCGTGAAAAATGGATTTATGTTCATAAGGAAAGCACCAGAGAA AGACATGGCTATTGCACTTTGGGAGAAGCTTTTAATCGCTTAGATTTTTCAAGTGCAGTTCAGGACATCAGAAGGTTCAATTACGTGGTCAAA CTTTTGCAGTTAATTGCTAAATCCCAGTTAACTTCACTAAGTGGTGCAGCACAGAAGAACTACTTTAACATTTTGGACAAAATTGTGCGGAAGG tcCTGGAAGACCAATATAATCCACGATTAATCAAAGATCTTCTACAGGATCTGAGTTCTACTCTCTGTATACTGATTAGGGGAGTAGGAAAATCTGTTCTGGTAGGGAACATCAATATTTGGATTTGCCGATTAGAAACTATCCTTGTGTGGCAACAACAGCTAAAAAACCTTCAGATGAACAAG CAAGTCAACAATGGCCTTACGCTTAGTGATCTACCTCTGCATATGCTGAATAACATCTTATACAGGTTCTCTGATGGCTGGGACATTATTACTTTAGGTCAAGTGACCCCAACTTTGTATATGCTCAGTGAAGACAGACAGTTGTGGAAAAAACTCTGCCAGTACCATTTTGCAGAAAAGCAG TTTTGTAGGCATTTGATTCTATCAGAAAAAGGTCACATTGACTGGAAGCTGATGTACTTTGCACTTCAGAAATATTATCCAATAAAGGAACAGTATGGGGACACTTTGCATTTCTGTCGACACTGTAGTATTCTGTTTTGGAAG GATACAGGACACCCCTGCACAGCCAGTGATCCAAACACCTGTCTCATGCCAGTGTCTCCTCAGCATTTCATTGATCTCTTCAAATTTTGA
- the FBXO25 gene encoding F-box only protein 25 isoform X2, translating to MPFLGQDWRSPGWRWVKTADGWKRCEPFSPALEDGNSQLSDISHTVILADDDDDEEIYRTEDCEFATKKRKKDHCRNNTNSQCFYREKWIYVHKESTRERHGYCTLGEAFNRLDFSSAVQDIRRFNYVVKLLQLIAKSQLTSLSGAAQKNYFNILDKIVRKVLEDQYNPRLIKDLLQDLSSTLCILIRGVGKSVLVGNINIWICRLETILVWQQQLKNLQMNKQVNNGLTLSDLPLHMLNNILYRFSDGWDIITLGQVTPTLYMLSEDRQLWKKLCQYHFAEKQFCRHLILSEKGHIDWKLMYFALQKYYPIKEQYGDTLHFCRHCSILFWKDYHLALLLKDTGHPCTASDPNTCLMPVSPQHFIDLFKF from the exons ATGCCATTTTTGGGCCAAGACTGGAGATCCCCTGGATGGAGATGGGTTAAAACAGCAGATGGATGGAAACGATGTGAACCCTTCAGTCCTGCACTTGAGGATGGGAATAGTCAGCTTAGTGATATCAGTCACACTGT catcttagctgatgatgatgatgatgaagaaatATACCGTACTGAAGACTGTGAATTTGCaactaagaaaaggaaaaaagatcacTGTAGGAATAACACAAATTCACAAT GTTTTTATCGTGAAAAATGGATTTATGTTCATAAGGAAAGCACCAGAGAA AGACATGGCTATTGCACTTTGGGAGAAGCTTTTAATCGCTTAGATTTTTCAAGTGCAGTTCAGGACATCAGAAGGTTCAATTACGTGGTCAAA CTTTTGCAGTTAATTGCTAAATCCCAGTTAACTTCACTAAGTGGTGCAGCACAGAAGAACTACTTTAACATTTTGGACAAAATTGTGCGGAAGG tcCTGGAAGACCAATATAATCCACGATTAATCAAAGATCTTCTACAGGATCTGAGTTCTACTCTCTGTATACTGATTAGGGGAGTAGGAAAATCTGTTCTGGTAGGGAACATCAATATTTGGATTTGCCGATTAGAAACTATCCTTGTGTGGCAACAACAGCTAAAAAACCTTCAGATGAACAAG CAAGTCAACAATGGCCTTACGCTTAGTGATCTACCTCTGCATATGCTGAATAACATCTTATACAGGTTCTCTGATGGCTGGGACATTATTACTTTAGGTCAAGTGACCCCAACTTTGTATATGCTCAGTGAAGACAGACAGTTGTGGAAAAAACTCTGCCAGTACCATTTTGCAGAAAAGCAG TTTTGTAGGCATTTGATTCTATCAGAAAAAGGTCACATTGACTGGAAGCTGATGTACTTTGCACTTCAGAAATATTATCCAATAAAGGAACAGTATGGGGACACTTTGCATTTCTGTCGACACTGTAGTATTCTGTTTTGGAAG GACTACCATCTTGCTTTGTTACTCAAG GATACAGGACACCCCTGCACAGCCAGTGATCCAAACACCTGTCTCATGCCAGTGTCTCCTCAGCATTTCATTGATCTCTTCAAATTTTGA
- the FBXO25 gene encoding F-box only protein 25 isoform X1: MPFLGQDWRSPGWRWVKTADGWKRCEPFSPALEDGNSQLSDISHTVILADDDDDEEIYRTEDCEFATKKRKKDHCRNNTNSQCFYREKWIYVHKESTRERHGYCTLGEAFNRLDFSSAVQDIRRFNYVVKLLQLIAKSQLTSLSGAAQKNYFNILDKIVRKVLEDQYNPRLIKDLLQDLSSTLCILIRGVGKSVLVGNINIWICRLETILVWQQQLKNLQMNKQVNNGLTLSDLPLHMLNNILYRFSDGWDIITLGQVTPTLYMLSEDRQLWKKLCQYHFAEKQFCRHLILSEKGHIDWKLMYFALQKYYPIKEQYGDTLHFCRHCSILFWKVKVFSLKTEILKDYHLALLLKDTGHPCTASDPNTCLMPVSPQHFIDLFKF; the protein is encoded by the exons ATGCCATTTTTGGGCCAAGACTGGAGATCCCCTGGATGGAGATGGGTTAAAACAGCAGATGGATGGAAACGATGTGAACCCTTCAGTCCTGCACTTGAGGATGGGAATAGTCAGCTTAGTGATATCAGTCACACTGT catcttagctgatgatgatgatgatgaagaaatATACCGTACTGAAGACTGTGAATTTGCaactaagaaaaggaaaaaagatcacTGTAGGAATAACACAAATTCACAAT GTTTTTATCGTGAAAAATGGATTTATGTTCATAAGGAAAGCACCAGAGAA AGACATGGCTATTGCACTTTGGGAGAAGCTTTTAATCGCTTAGATTTTTCAAGTGCAGTTCAGGACATCAGAAGGTTCAATTACGTGGTCAAA CTTTTGCAGTTAATTGCTAAATCCCAGTTAACTTCACTAAGTGGTGCAGCACAGAAGAACTACTTTAACATTTTGGACAAAATTGTGCGGAAGG tcCTGGAAGACCAATATAATCCACGATTAATCAAAGATCTTCTACAGGATCTGAGTTCTACTCTCTGTATACTGATTAGGGGAGTAGGAAAATCTGTTCTGGTAGGGAACATCAATATTTGGATTTGCCGATTAGAAACTATCCTTGTGTGGCAACAACAGCTAAAAAACCTTCAGATGAACAAG CAAGTCAACAATGGCCTTACGCTTAGTGATCTACCTCTGCATATGCTGAATAACATCTTATACAGGTTCTCTGATGGCTGGGACATTATTACTTTAGGTCAAGTGACCCCAACTTTGTATATGCTCAGTGAAGACAGACAGTTGTGGAAAAAACTCTGCCAGTACCATTTTGCAGAAAAGCAG TTTTGTAGGCATTTGATTCTATCAGAAAAAGGTCACATTGACTGGAAGCTGATGTACTTTGCACTTCAGAAATATTATCCAATAAAGGAACAGTATGGGGACACTTTGCATTTCTGTCGACACTGTAGTATTCTGTTTTGGAAG GTTAAggttttctctttgaaaacagaaatattaaag GACTACCATCTTGCTTTGTTACTCAAG GATACAGGACACCCCTGCACAGCCAGTGATCCAAACACCTGTCTCATGCCAGTGTCTCCTCAGCATTTCATTGATCTCTTCAAATTTTGA
- the FBXO25 gene encoding F-box only protein 25 isoform X4 → MPFLGQDWRSPGWRWVKTADGWKRCEPFSPALEDGNSQLSDISHTVILADDDDDEEIYRTEDCEFATKKRKKDHCRNNTNSQCFYREKWIYVHKESTRERHGYCTLGEAFNRLDFSSAVQDIRRFNYVVKLLQLIAKSQLTSLSGAAQKNYFNILDKIVRKVLEDQYNPRLIKDLLQDLSSTLCILIRGVGKSVLVGNINIWICRLETILVWQQQLKNLQMNKQVNNGLTLSDLPLHMLNNILYRFSDGWDIITLGQVTPTLYMLSEDRQLWKKLCQYHFAEKQDSGVGSPAYGLFFLANLHSPIFSIFTFFCVWISIAVLQRCTHVRLLISKSSGYKTSV, encoded by the exons ATGCCATTTTTGGGCCAAGACTGGAGATCCCCTGGATGGAGATGGGTTAAAACAGCAGATGGATGGAAACGATGTGAACCCTTCAGTCCTGCACTTGAGGATGGGAATAGTCAGCTTAGTGATATCAGTCACACTGT catcttagctgatgatgatgatgatgaagaaatATACCGTACTGAAGACTGTGAATTTGCaactaagaaaaggaaaaaagatcacTGTAGGAATAACACAAATTCACAAT GTTTTTATCGTGAAAAATGGATTTATGTTCATAAGGAAAGCACCAGAGAA AGACATGGCTATTGCACTTTGGGAGAAGCTTTTAATCGCTTAGATTTTTCAAGTGCAGTTCAGGACATCAGAAGGTTCAATTACGTGGTCAAA CTTTTGCAGTTAATTGCTAAATCCCAGTTAACTTCACTAAGTGGTGCAGCACAGAAGAACTACTTTAACATTTTGGACAAAATTGTGCGGAAGG tcCTGGAAGACCAATATAATCCACGATTAATCAAAGATCTTCTACAGGATCTGAGTTCTACTCTCTGTATACTGATTAGGGGAGTAGGAAAATCTGTTCTGGTAGGGAACATCAATATTTGGATTTGCCGATTAGAAACTATCCTTGTGTGGCAACAACAGCTAAAAAACCTTCAGATGAACAAG CAAGTCAACAATGGCCTTACGCTTAGTGATCTACCTCTGCATATGCTGAATAACATCTTATACAGGTTCTCTGATGGCTGGGACATTATTACTTTAGGTCAAGTGACCCCAACTTTGTATATGCTCAGTGAAGACAGACAGTTGTGGAAAAAACTCTGCCAGTACCATTTTGCAGAAAAGCAG GACAGTGGGGTTGGATCACCTGCGTATGGCCTATTTTTCTTGGCAAATCTGCACTCtcctatttttagtatttttacctttttttgcgTCTGGATCTCTATTGCTGTTCTTCAGAGATGTACACATGTCAGACTATTGATTTCAAAGAGTTCTGGTTATAAAACTTCAGTTTAA
- the FBXO25 gene encoding F-box only protein 25 isoform X8 — MPFLGQDWRSPGWRWVKTADGWKRCEPFSPALEDGNSQLSDISHTVILADDDDDEEIYRTEDCEFATKKRKKDHCRNNTNSQCFYREKWIYVHKESTRERHGYCTLGEAFNRLDFSSAVQDIRRFNYVVKLLQLIAKSQLTSLSGAAQKNYFNILDKIVRKVLEDQYNPRLIKDLLQDLSSTLCILIRGVGKSVLVGNINIWICRLETILVWQQQLKNLQMNKQVNNGLTLSDLPLHMLNNILYRFSDGWDIITLGQVTPTLYMLSEDRQLWKKLCQYHFAEKQGVIVGGKQAMKGGEEAA, encoded by the exons ATGCCATTTTTGGGCCAAGACTGGAGATCCCCTGGATGGAGATGGGTTAAAACAGCAGATGGATGGAAACGATGTGAACCCTTCAGTCCTGCACTTGAGGATGGGAATAGTCAGCTTAGTGATATCAGTCACACTGT catcttagctgatgatgatgatgatgaagaaatATACCGTACTGAAGACTGTGAATTTGCaactaagaaaaggaaaaaagatcacTGTAGGAATAACACAAATTCACAAT GTTTTTATCGTGAAAAATGGATTTATGTTCATAAGGAAAGCACCAGAGAA AGACATGGCTATTGCACTTTGGGAGAAGCTTTTAATCGCTTAGATTTTTCAAGTGCAGTTCAGGACATCAGAAGGTTCAATTACGTGGTCAAA CTTTTGCAGTTAATTGCTAAATCCCAGTTAACTTCACTAAGTGGTGCAGCACAGAAGAACTACTTTAACATTTTGGACAAAATTGTGCGGAAGG tcCTGGAAGACCAATATAATCCACGATTAATCAAAGATCTTCTACAGGATCTGAGTTCTACTCTCTGTATACTGATTAGGGGAGTAGGAAAATCTGTTCTGGTAGGGAACATCAATATTTGGATTTGCCGATTAGAAACTATCCTTGTGTGGCAACAACAGCTAAAAAACCTTCAGATGAACAAG CAAGTCAACAATGGCCTTACGCTTAGTGATCTACCTCTGCATATGCTGAATAACATCTTATACAGGTTCTCTGATGGCTGGGACATTATTACTTTAGGTCAAGTGACCCCAACTTTGTATATGCTCAGTGAAGACAGACAGTTGTGGAAAAAACTCTGCCAGTACCATTTTGCAGAAAAGCAG GGTGTGATTGTGGGGGGAAAACAAGCAatgaaaggaggagaagaggcagcGTAG